A genomic segment from Bartonella ancashensis encodes:
- a CDS encoding class I fructose-bisphosphate aldolase, translating to MRERLEDIAFALVNAGKGILAADESTATIGKRFEAIGVESSQESRRDYREMLFTAKEAMECAISGVILFDETIRQKASTGQNLTDLIRDVGALPGIKVDTGAKPLAAFAHETITEGLDGLRERLKDYYALGARFAKWRAVIAIDDSSLPTRGALRQNAQALARYAALCQEVGLVPIVEPEVLMDGPFRRHSITRCFDVTHTVLKMVFEELFEARVQCEGMILKPNMVIDGKDAREASVEEVAEKTVHALKQTVPSAVPGIAFLSGGQSDEEATAHLSAMNALGAMPWKLTFSYGRALQAAALKAWGGKRENITVAQKAFYHRARMNHLAALGKWTIEQEKS from the coding sequence ATGAGAGAACGTCTTGAAGATATCGCCTTTGCTTTAGTCAATGCAGGAAAGGGAATTTTAGCAGCAGATGAAAGTACGGCTACGATTGGAAAGCGTTTTGAAGCTATCGGTGTTGAGTCAAGCCAAGAGAGCCGTCGTGATTACCGTGAAATGCTGTTTACAGCAAAAGAAGCTATGGAATGTGCTATTTCTGGTGTGATTTTATTTGATGAAACGATACGCCAAAAGGCATCAACAGGTCAAAATTTGACAGATCTCATCCGTGATGTGGGTGCTTTACCGGGGATCAAAGTAGATACAGGAGCAAAGCCGTTAGCAGCTTTTGCGCATGAAACAATTACTGAAGGGTTGGATGGATTGCGTGAGCGTTTAAAAGATTATTACGCTTTAGGGGCTCGTTTTGCTAAGTGGCGTGCTGTTATTGCGATTGATGATAGCTCTTTACCGACAAGAGGTGCATTGCGCCAAAATGCGCAAGCTTTGGCACGCTACGCTGCTTTATGTCAGGAGGTTGGTCTCGTACCGATTGTGGAACCTGAAGTATTGATGGATGGTCCCTTTCGTCGGCATTCTATTACACGCTGTTTTGATGTGACGCATACTGTTTTAAAAATGGTATTCGAAGAACTCTTTGAGGCGCGTGTTCAATGTGAAGGAATGATTCTAAAACCTAATATGGTGATTGACGGCAAAGATGCGCGTGAGGCTTCTGTTGAGGAGGTTGCTGAAAAAACCGTTCATGCTCTCAAACAGACAGTTCCTTCTGCTGTTCCGGGAATTGCTTTTCTTTCAGGTGGGCAATCAGATGAAGAGGCAACGGCTCATTTATCTGCTATGAATGCTTTGGGAGCTATGCCTTGGAAATTAACTTTTTCGTATGGGCGCGCATTACAGGCTGCTGCTTTGAAGGCTTGGGGTGGAAAGCGAGAAAATATTACTGTGGCGCAAAAGGCTTTTTATCATCGTGCAAGGATGAATCATCTTGCTGCCTTAGGAAAATGGACAATAGAACAAGAAAAATCTTGA
- a CDS encoding phosphoglycerate kinase gives MTTLRTIDDVDVTGKRVLVRVDFNVPMSQGKVCDQTRLERHKETLVALQRRGARLILLSHCGRPKGKVVPELSLLPVATALETLMGQKVRFVKECLEPSARVAVEALQNGEILLFENLRFYPGEEENDGDFAKILAEYGDLYINDAFSVSHRAHASVEAITRYVPSYAGYALQNELHALKQGLDEPKHPVVAIVGGSKVSSKLFVLNHLISKVDYLVIGGGMANSFLMERGCFIGKSLCEPMLMDTVKNITEKAREAHCTLVLPVDVVVGSKCEKDAPHRCCSVDSIAEDEMILDIGERAIEHINKVVGVAATLLWNGPLGVFEIPPFDRGTIAVARHVAACSQKGQLISVAGGGDTVFALNHAGVAHEFTYLSTAGGAFLEWLEGKTLPGISVLIQT, from the coding sequence GTGACGACATTGCGTACAATTGATGACGTTGATGTTACAGGAAAACGCGTATTAGTACGGGTGGACTTTAATGTGCCGATGTCACAAGGCAAGGTTTGCGATCAGACGCGTCTTGAACGGCACAAGGAAACACTGGTTGCGCTTCAAAGGCGGGGAGCACGGCTCATTCTCCTTTCACATTGTGGTCGGCCTAAGGGGAAGGTTGTACCAGAATTGTCACTGCTTCCTGTTGCGACGGCACTAGAAACCCTTATGGGGCAAAAAGTTCGCTTCGTAAAGGAATGCTTAGAACCTTCAGCTCGTGTGGCTGTTGAAGCTCTGCAGAATGGTGAAATTCTCCTTTTCGAAAATCTCCGTTTTTATCCAGGTGAGGAAGAAAATGATGGTGATTTTGCTAAAATATTAGCAGAATATGGGGATCTTTACATTAATGATGCTTTTTCTGTTTCTCACCGAGCGCACGCTTCTGTTGAGGCTATTACGCGCTATGTGCCTTCTTATGCAGGCTATGCTCTTCAAAATGAGCTCCATGCCTTAAAACAAGGTCTTGATGAGCCTAAGCATCCTGTGGTTGCTATTGTTGGGGGTTCTAAGGTTTCAAGTAAGCTTTTTGTGCTTAATCATTTAATCTCAAAGGTTGATTATTTGGTTATTGGAGGGGGAATGGCCAATAGCTTTTTGATGGAGCGTGGCTGTTTTATAGGAAAATCTCTGTGTGAACCAATGCTTATGGATACGGTTAAAAATATCACTGAAAAGGCACGGGAAGCTCATTGTACGCTTGTTTTACCAGTGGATGTTGTAGTGGGGTCGAAATGTGAAAAAGATGCGCCACACCGCTGTTGTTCTGTCGATTCTATTGCTGAAGATGAGATGATTTTGGATATTGGAGAGCGCGCTATCGAGCATATCAACAAGGTTGTTGGTGTTGCTGCAACGCTTCTTTGGAATGGGCCACTTGGTGTTTTTGAGATACCTCCTTTTGATCGTGGGACAATTGCAGTGGCACGCCATGTTGCAGCATGTAGCCAGAAGGGGCAGTTGATTTCGGTTGCTGGAGGTGGTGATACAGTTTTTGCTCTTAATCATGCCGGGGTTGCTCATGAATTTACCTATCTTTCGACAGCAGGTGGAGCATTCTTGGAGTGGCTGGAAGGAAAGACACTCCCCGGAATATCTGTTTTGATACAGACCTAA
- the gap gene encoding type I glyceraldehyde-3-phosphate dehydrogenase yields MSVRVAINGFGRIGRNILRSIVESGRQDIQVVAINNLAPMETNAHLLRHDSVHGHFPATVKVVGDDALDVGYGPIRITKERDPIDLPWKDFNIDVALECTGHFTSRDKASAHLKAGAKRVLVSAPSEGADLTVVYGVNHQAINKEHKVVSNASCTTNCLAPIAQVLHQTVGIEKGFMTTIHSYTGDQRILDATHHDLYRARASSLSIIPTSTGAARAVGLVLPELKGLLDGVSLRVPTPNVSVVDLTFVAKRSTTVEEINEALYIASQGALQGILGYTKEKLVSCDFNHDPHSAVVQEDQTKVIDSLLCRVLAWYDNEWGFSNRMSDTAVALAKTL; encoded by the coding sequence ATGAGTGTTCGTGTCGCAATTAATGGGTTTGGTCGTATTGGACGGAATATTTTGCGTTCTATTGTTGAAAGTGGGCGTCAGGATATTCAAGTTGTAGCTATCAACAATCTAGCTCCAATGGAAACAAATGCACATTTGTTGCGCCATGATTCAGTGCATGGACATTTTCCTGCAACTGTCAAAGTGGTAGGTGATGATGCTCTTGATGTTGGATATGGCCCGATTCGTATAACGAAAGAACGTGACCCAATAGATTTGCCTTGGAAGGATTTCAATATCGATGTTGCGTTGGAGTGTACAGGCCACTTCACCTCGCGGGATAAAGCAAGCGCTCATTTAAAAGCAGGAGCAAAGCGTGTTCTCGTTTCTGCACCATCTGAGGGTGCAGATTTAACGGTAGTTTATGGGGTTAATCACCAAGCTATCAATAAAGAGCATAAAGTGGTTTCAAATGCTTCTTGTACAACCAATTGCTTGGCGCCTATCGCACAAGTTTTACACCAAACTGTTGGTATTGAAAAAGGGTTTATGACAACGATCCATTCTTATACGGGGGATCAACGAATTTTGGATGCAACACACCATGATCTTTATCGTGCACGAGCTTCTTCCCTTTCAATAATTCCAACATCAACAGGGGCTGCTCGGGCTGTGGGGTTGGTTTTGCCAGAACTAAAGGGTTTGTTAGATGGCGTGTCTTTGCGTGTTCCAACGCCTAATGTATCTGTTGTTGATCTAACATTTGTGGCTAAGCGCTCTACAACAGTGGAAGAGATCAATGAAGCTTTGTACATTGCTTCTCAAGGGGCGCTTCAGGGAATTTTAGGATATACAAAGGAAAAACTCGTTAGTTGTGATTTTAATCATGACCCTCATTCAGCAGTTGTTCAAGAGGACCAAACTAAAGTAATTGACAGTCTTTTATGTCGGGTGCTTGCTTGGTATGACAATGAATGGGGATTTTCAAATCGCATGAGTGATACAGCTGTTGCTCTCGCTAAAACTCTGTAA
- the tkt gene encoding transketolase — protein sequence MTNTERQNQMAHAIRFLAIDAIEKANSGHPGLPMGAADIATVLYTQFLVHDPKKPCWFNRDRFILSAGHGSMLLYAAMYLLGYEDISLEDIRNFRQLGSPVAGHPEYGHAAGIETTTGPLGQGLANAVGMALGERLLNARFGDLIDHYTYALVGDGCLMEGISQEAIALAGHLKLNKLIVLWDDNGISIDGSISLADSTDQEARFRASGWHTIKVDGHNQKALARALKKAKNSDQPTLIACKTKIGFGSPQKEGTNKVHGAPLGAAESAATRKALGWDAEPFSIPPNILDLWRLAGLNGSKKWQEWENKLSALPVEKRVEFEYFMREELSSDLDQVLDAYKQQLVEECPAVATRKASEMVLEVINDAVIKTIGGSADLTGSNLTKSSQMKSITADDFSGRYLHYGIREHAMGAIMNGLALYGGFIPYGGTFLCFADYMRPAMRLSSLMGLRVVYVMTHDSIGLGEDGPTHQPVEHLAALRALPNHYVFRPADAVETVECWQLALKSLKTPSTLALSRQNVPLVRQENVEDNLCALGAYELLAASDEAQVTIFASGSELDIVVKAHAVLEAEGIATRVVSVPCFELFFAQSVSYQKALIGNSPVKVAVEAAVRQGWDSFIGTDGVFIGMEGFGASAPIDTLYQHFGITCEKVITSAKEKLAQINKENVK from the coding sequence ATGACAAATACTGAACGACAAAATCAAATGGCTCATGCCATCCGGTTTCTTGCGATTGATGCAATTGAAAAAGCAAATTCTGGCCATCCCGGTTTGCCGATGGGAGCTGCAGATATTGCGACAGTTCTCTACACACAATTTTTAGTTCATGATCCCAAAAAACCTTGTTGGTTTAATCGTGATCGCTTTATTTTATCAGCAGGGCATGGTTCTATGCTGCTTTATGCTGCTATGTATTTGTTGGGTTATGAAGATATTTCTCTCGAAGATATTCGCAATTTTCGCCAATTAGGGTCTCCTGTTGCAGGTCATCCAGAATATGGGCATGCTGCGGGAATTGAAACAACAACTGGGCCATTGGGACAGGGGTTGGCTAATGCTGTTGGAATGGCATTGGGTGAGCGCCTGCTTAATGCGCGTTTTGGTGATTTGATTGACCATTACACTTATGCACTTGTTGGTGATGGGTGCTTAATGGAAGGGATTTCCCAAGAAGCAATAGCTTTGGCAGGTCATTTAAAGTTGAATAAATTGATTGTGCTGTGGGATGATAATGGAATTTCAATTGATGGGTCCATTTCGCTTGCTGATAGTACAGATCAGGAAGCTCGTTTTAGAGCGTCTGGGTGGCATACGATAAAGGTTGATGGGCACAACCAAAAGGCACTGGCACGAGCATTAAAAAAAGCAAAAAACTCCGATCAACCAACGCTTATTGCTTGTAAAACAAAGATTGGTTTTGGTTCTCCACAAAAAGAGGGAACAAATAAGGTACATGGGGCACCTTTGGGGGCAGCAGAAAGTGCAGCAACCAGAAAAGCTTTGGGTTGGGATGCTGAGCCATTTTCCATTCCACCAAATATTCTTGATCTTTGGCGTTTGGCTGGTTTGAATGGATCTAAAAAGTGGCAAGAATGGGAGAATAAATTATCCGCTTTACCAGTCGAAAAGCGCGTTGAATTTGAATATTTTATGCGAGAGGAGCTTTCAAGCGATTTAGATCAAGTGCTTGATGCTTATAAGCAGCAATTGGTTGAGGAGTGTCCTGCTGTTGCAACGCGTAAAGCTTCAGAAATGGTTCTTGAAGTTATCAATGATGCTGTTATCAAAACAATTGGTGGGTCAGCTGATTTAACAGGTTCTAACCTGACCAAAAGCAGCCAAATGAAATCTATTACCGCTGATGATTTTTCAGGGCGTTATCTCCATTATGGTATTCGCGAACATGCTATGGGAGCCATCATGAATGGGTTGGCTCTTTATGGAGGGTTTATCCCTTATGGAGGGACCTTCTTGTGTTTTGCTGATTATATGCGTCCTGCTATGCGGTTGTCTTCTTTAATGGGATTGCGTGTTGTTTATGTGATGACCCATGATTCTATTGGTCTTGGTGAGGATGGGCCTACGCATCAGCCGGTTGAACACCTAGCGGCACTACGTGCTCTACCAAATCACTATGTTTTTAGACCAGCTGATGCTGTTGAGACCGTAGAATGTTGGCAATTGGCTTTAAAATCTCTCAAGACACCTTCTACTTTGGCTTTAAGCAGACAAAATGTGCCGCTTGTACGCCAAGAAAATGTAGAAGATAATCTTTGTGCATTAGGGGCTTATGAATTATTGGCAGCCAGTGATGAAGCTCAGGTGACAATCTTTGCTTCAGGTTCAGAGCTTGATATTGTCGTTAAAGCACATGCTGTCCTGGAAGCAGAAGGAATTGCAACGCGTGTGGTTTCTGTTCCTTGTTTTGAGTTGTTTTTCGCACAGTCTGTTTCTTACCAGAAGGCGTTAATTGGTAATTCGCCTGTTAAAGTTGCTGTTGAAGCTGCCGTTCGACAGGGGTGGGACAGTTTCATTGGAACAGATGGTGTGTTTATTGGAATGGAGGGGTTTGGTGCAAGTGCACCAATAGATACTTTGTATCAACATTTTGGTATTACATGCGAAAAAGTGATAACTAGTGCGAAAGAAAAGCTTGCACAGATCAATAAGGAAAACGTGAAATGA
- a CDS encoding DUF4164 domain-containing protein produces the protein MNQETQMLPEKLNQLNNALKHLEKTVMNHTVVIDKHSELEEEVQKINADRSHLAQELDRAEAHAEQLKTANKEVSKRLIHAMETIRSILDR, from the coding sequence ATGAATCAGGAAACGCAAATGCTGCCAGAAAAGCTAAATCAGTTGAATAATGCTCTCAAACATTTAGAAAAAACTGTCATGAATCACACTGTTGTTATTGACAAGCACAGTGAGTTGGAAGAAGAAGTGCAAAAAATCAATGCTGACCGAAGCCACCTCGCTCAAGAGCTAGACAGAGCTGAAGCTCATGCAGAACAATTGAAAACAGCGAATAAAGAAGTTTCCAAGCGGCTTATTCATGCAATGGAAACGATTCGCTCTATCCTTGATCGCTAG
- a CDS encoding cell division protein ZapA has protein sequence METVSVTIDGKIYRMACDKGQEDHLTHLAAQLDKYISHLKSNFGEIGDHRLSVMAGIMILDEMEELKKEHQKLKENHALFVQENQEKDQNTNKILHNLTQRVEKLAHLLNSKQSQETEQQELLL, from the coding sequence ATGGAAACTGTTTCTGTCACGATTGATGGAAAAATATATCGTATGGCCTGTGATAAAGGGCAAGAAGACCATCTCACCCATCTTGCAGCCCAATTAGACAAATATATTTCTCATCTCAAAAGTAATTTTGGAGAAATTGGTGACCATCGTTTATCTGTCATGGCTGGCATCATGATCCTTGACGAGATGGAAGAGCTCAAAAAAGAGCATCAAAAATTGAAAGAAAATCATGCACTTTTTGTGCAAGAAAACCAAGAAAAAGACCAAAATACGAATAAAATTTTACACAATTTAACGCAACGCGTTGAAAAACTTGCTCATCTTCTCAACAGCAAACAATCTCAGGAAACAGAACAACAAGAGCTTCTTCTCTAA
- a CDS encoding DUF1036 domain-containing protein has product MLGWIFLNIFLLLFFVNGAKADFRVCNETQGTVGVALGYRTPAGWVSEGWWVIPTEECKTLIDGPLASRFYYMHAEDAKKKGKWNGPVTMCVKDSSFFIEGVRDCFTRGFQKAQFEEIDTENQANWTVQLTDSFLFNNPALKLPEGMLNSPDRE; this is encoded by the coding sequence ATGTTGGGATGGATATTTTTAAATATCTTCCTTTTGCTGTTTTTCGTTAATGGTGCAAAAGCCGATTTTAGGGTTTGTAATGAGACACAAGGAACCGTGGGCGTTGCTCTTGGCTATCGCACACCTGCAGGATGGGTGAGCGAGGGATGGTGGGTTATTCCGACAGAAGAGTGCAAAACTCTTATTGATGGCCCACTGGCATCGCGGTTTTATTACATGCATGCTGAGGATGCGAAAAAAAAGGGAAAGTGGAATGGCCCTGTGACAATGTGTGTGAAAGACAGTTCTTTTTTCATTGAAGGGGTTCGTGACTGTTTTACGAGAGGATTTCAGAAGGCTCAATTTGAAGAAATTGACACAGAAAATCAAGCAAACTGGACAGTTCAGCTAACAGATAGCTTTCTTTTTAATAACCCTGCTTTAAAACTTCCTGAGGGAATGTTAAATTCTCCAGACAGAGAATAG
- a CDS encoding DUF2312 domain-containing protein has translation MNTVADQTHAISVNQLRSFVERIERLEEEKKAIADDIKDVYTELKGSGFDSKAVRSIVRLRKKEDHQRIEEETVIQLYKNALGMT, from the coding sequence ATGAACACTGTAGCTGACCAAACTCACGCAATATCCGTTAACCAATTACGTTCTTTTGTTGAACGCATTGAACGATTAGAGGAAGAAAAAAAAGCAATCGCTGACGATATAAAAGACGTCTATACAGAACTCAAAGGTTCTGGTTTTGACAGCAAAGCTGTGCGCAGCATTGTAAGACTAAGAAAAAAAGAAGACCACCAGCGCATCGAAGAAGAAACCGTCATTCAACTTTACAAAAACGCTCTTGGCATGACCTAG
- a CDS encoding ABC-F family ATP-binding cassette domain-containing protein, with amino-acid sequence MTVPLLRLDRIVLTFGTLPLLDQACLSVGQGERVALVGRNGCGKSTLLKIAAGMLEPSEGEVFRHPSATMRYVSQETDCSEFENIRAYVQDGLSEAHNMPFVRTLLDNLGFSGTEKMETLSGGERRRAALVRAIAAQPDILLLDEPTNHLDLTTIEWLEKFLCNLRSAIIVISHDRRFLETVTRSVIWLDRGTTRKLEKRFSEFESWRDEMLEEEACHQHKVGRHIKREEHWLLHGVSARRKRNVRRLEALKKVRQQYRTYQGPTEKAVFAASESQDSGQLVLEAKKISKSYGERVIIKDFSLRLQRGNKIGLVGSNGVGKTTLLSILIGKERPDSGFVKHGYRLIPALLDQQRVVNDNETVAHYLTSGRGEHLLINGKERHVVSYMKDFLFLPEQMRSPLKELSGGERARLMLAKLLSQPTNFLILDEPTNDLDIETLDLLQEFIADFSGTVMVVSHDRDFLDRTVTHTLAPEGDGRWILYAGGYSDMIAQRKQRALSPSPHQGQKKPHIREQDKQTPLGAETPLRKLSYKQVYALETLPKQIALLHDEIKNIEQELSDPMLYCNDKIRFEQLSIMLEEKKTSCTQKEEEWLNLELLREEIAQNVH; translated from the coding sequence ATGACAGTACCGCTCCTTCGTCTTGATCGCATTGTCTTAACTTTTGGAACACTTCCTTTGCTTGACCAAGCTTGTTTGTCGGTGGGGCAGGGAGAGCGTGTTGCTCTTGTTGGGCGCAATGGGTGCGGAAAGTCAACACTCTTAAAAATTGCTGCTGGGATGTTAGAACCAAGTGAAGGAGAAGTTTTTCGGCATCCTTCAGCAACGATGCGTTATGTATCGCAAGAGACTGATTGTTCAGAGTTTGAAAATATACGGGCTTATGTACAAGATGGTTTGAGTGAGGCGCATAATATGCCTTTTGTTAGGACATTATTGGATAATCTTGGGTTTTCAGGAACAGAAAAAATGGAAACTCTTTCTGGGGGTGAAAGGCGGCGTGCTGCTTTGGTACGTGCAATTGCAGCACAACCAGATATTCTTTTGTTAGATGAACCTACAAATCATCTTGATTTAACAACTATTGAATGGCTCGAGAAGTTTTTATGTAATTTGCGTTCAGCTATCATTGTCATTTCTCATGATAGGAGATTTTTAGAGACAGTAACACGTTCAGTCATTTGGCTTGATCGTGGCACAACAAGAAAGCTTGAAAAGCGTTTTTCTGAATTTGAAAGTTGGCGCGATGAAATGCTTGAAGAAGAAGCATGTCATCAGCATAAAGTGGGGCGCCATATTAAACGTGAAGAGCATTGGTTGCTCCATGGAGTATCAGCACGACGAAAGCGTAATGTGCGACGTTTAGAAGCCTTAAAAAAGGTGAGACAGCAGTACAGAACTTATCAAGGTCCGACAGAGAAGGCAGTTTTTGCTGCTTCAGAAAGCCAAGATTCTGGACAATTGGTACTTGAGGCTAAGAAAATTTCAAAATCTTACGGTGAACGTGTGATCATAAAAGATTTTTCCTTGCGTCTTCAGCGTGGTAACAAAATTGGTCTTGTGGGGTCAAATGGTGTCGGTAAAACAACATTACTTTCGATTTTGATTGGTAAAGAAAGGCCAGATAGCGGCTTTGTTAAACATGGGTATCGCTTAATACCAGCTTTATTGGATCAACAGCGTGTTGTGAATGATAATGAAACAGTGGCCCATTATTTAACTAGTGGGAGAGGAGAGCATTTACTGATAAATGGGAAAGAAAGACATGTCGTTTCTTATATGAAAGACTTTTTGTTTCTACCTGAGCAAATGAGATCGCCTTTGAAAGAATTATCAGGTGGAGAAAGAGCTCGTTTAATGTTGGCGAAGCTTTTATCTCAGCCGACAAATTTTTTAATTCTAGATGAACCAACTAACGATCTTGATATTGAAACATTGGATTTATTGCAAGAATTTATTGCTGATTTTTCAGGAACAGTAATGGTCGTTAGTCATGATAGAGACTTTTTGGATCGGACTGTTACACATACTTTAGCACCTGAAGGAGATGGACGTTGGATTCTCTATGCTGGCGGTTACAGTGATATGATAGCGCAAAGAAAACAACGCGCATTATCACCATCGCCCCATCAGGGACAAAAAAAACCGCATATTCGTGAGCAGGATAAACAAACACCACTGGGTGCGGAAACACCATTGCGTAAATTGTCTTATAAGCAGGTATATGCGTTGGAAACACTACCTAAACAGATCGCTCTTTTACATGATGAGATTAAAAATATTGAGCAAGAATTATCTGATCCAATGCTCTATTGTAATGATAAGATACGTTTTGAACAGCTATCCATAATGCTTGAAGAGAAGAAAACTTCTTGCACACAAAAAGAGGAAGAGTGGTTGAACTTGGAACTTTTGCGTGAAGAAATTGCACAAAATGTTCATTAA
- a CDS encoding glycine zipper family protein — MSKPIFKMAVVGLIGFSSVACLDEERRVAKYGVGGAALGTIAGAALTGTTDGAASGAVLGAAVGTFSGVAQNKKKERKSISLQPMCQYRHSNGQIYQMPCPQTVQLCTYSQRDGTLYTAPCIQ, encoded by the coding sequence ATGTCCAAACCAATTTTTAAAATGGCAGTTGTAGGATTGATCGGTTTTTCTTCTGTTGCTTGTCTAGATGAAGAGAGAAGAGTGGCTAAATATGGTGTTGGCGGTGCAGCGTTGGGAACCATTGCAGGGGCAGCTCTTACCGGAACAACAGATGGAGCTGCATCTGGTGCGGTTCTTGGAGCTGCTGTCGGAACATTTTCTGGGGTTGCTCAAAATAAGAAAAAAGAGCGTAAGAGCATATCATTGCAACCAATGTGTCAGTACCGTCATAGCAATGGTCAGATCTATCAAATGCCTTGTCCTCAAACTGTGCAATTATGTACCTACAGCCAAAGAGACGGGACGCTTTATACAGCACCTTGTATCCAGTAA
- a CDS encoding thiamine diphosphokinase has translation MKTFTILLNGDVYVTDRLCSQIRESRVIAADGGMRHAEALRVMPELWIGDFDSSDEALLKKYGDVPREVFSVDKDATDGALACEKALQQGAQRLILCGAFGNDRSDHSFSHIVQAIMVAEKGIPVFLTSGREEGWPVVPNAHPYDLLDGCLFSLIGLSDLKGLTLQGVQWPLCDKDVPLGSSLTLSNRVDGAFCCHLQHGKAIILASVL, from the coding sequence ATGAAGACATTTACAATATTACTAAATGGGGATGTTTATGTCACGGATCGTTTATGTTCCCAAATTCGTGAAAGCCGAGTCATCGCCGCGGATGGTGGGATGCGGCATGCTGAAGCACTTCGTGTGATGCCTGAGCTTTGGATAGGGGATTTTGATTCTTCCGATGAAGCCTTATTGAAGAAATATGGGGATGTTCCTCGTGAAGTTTTTTCTGTCGATAAAGATGCAACTGACGGTGCATTGGCTTGCGAGAAAGCTTTGCAGCAAGGAGCCCAAAGGCTCATTTTATGTGGTGCTTTTGGAAATGATAGAAGTGATCACAGCTTTTCACACATAGTACAGGCAATTATGGTAGCAGAAAAGGGTATTCCAGTTTTCTTGACGAGTGGTCGGGAAGAGGGGTGGCCTGTTGTGCCAAATGCTCATCCTTATGACTTGCTTGATGGTTGCTTGTTTAGTCTAATTGGTTTATCTGATCTGAAAGGTCTCACTTTGCAAGGGGTGCAATGGCCGTTATGCGATAAAGATGTACCATTGGGATCGTCATTGACACTTTCTAATCGTGTAGACGGTGCTTTTTGTTGCCATTTACAGCATGGTAAAGCTATAATCCTTGCCTCTGTGCTTTGA